A stretch of the Photobacterium sp. CCB-ST2H9 genome encodes the following:
- the greA gene encoding transcription elongation factor GreA: MEKIPMTVRGEQQLRQELDALMKRRPLISEAIAEARELGDLKENAEYHAAREEQGICEAQIRDIEYKLSVAQVIDVTKMTNHGKVIFGATVTLFDVNTDEEVTYCIVGDDEANIKRGLISVNSPIARGLIGKQEGDEVSIVTPGGNKEFEIEKVEYI; the protein is encoded by the coding sequence ATGGAAAAGATCCCAATGACAGTCCGCGGCGAACAGCAGCTGCGTCAAGAGCTGGACGCCTTGATGAAACGTCGTCCACTGATTTCTGAGGCCATCGCTGAAGCTCGTGAGCTGGGCGATCTGAAAGAAAATGCTGAATACCATGCTGCTCGAGAAGAGCAGGGGATCTGCGAAGCCCAGATTCGTGATATCGAATATAAACTGTCTGTGGCTCAGGTGATTGATGTCACCAAGATGACAAACCACGGTAAAGTCATTTTTGGCGCGACCGTAACTCTGTTTGACGTCAATACAGATGAGGAAGTGACTTACTGTATCGTTGGTGATGACGAAGCCAATATTAAACGTGGTCTGATTTCTGTGAATTCACCAATTGCCCGTGGCTTAATCGGCAAACAGGAAGGCGACGAAGTCAGTATTGTGACCCCAGGCGGCAATAAAGAGTTCGAGATCGAGAAGGTCGAGTACATTTAA
- the dacB gene encoding serine-type D-Ala-D-Ala carboxypeptidase — MKKITGFLLASLAFSHPVWADFTPRTAIEALPQGHDLALIITDPASGKTVFSQRAEQLQAPASTQKLLTALAAKLYLGNDFRFTTRVEQQGQDLIFRFSGDPTLSRNDLAAILKQLKTKGIRRITGNIYLNGSQFTGYEQAPGWPWDSLGVCYSAPSSSITLEHNCVQAALYSDQSLGQITRLHIPSHQPITATSLAKVVSKSQQQVEFCTLELQTRPGNHYQLSGCLPQRDKPLPLNFAVVDTEAYVRSVLQLELERAGISLKGDIIRNDTSHGEVLVTHHSEKLPALLQVMLEDSDNLIADNLAKTLGQRYYEQPGSFRNGTEAIKAIIGEHTGIDLSLAVLADGSGLSRDNRIMASDMMKVITYIYQHDDNLGLMKDLPVAGLTGTLRYRQSVRQEPIKQHLAAKSGSLYGTFNLVGVMTSKSGKPFLVVQFVTNYLPPEKPDNAPAVDSEITQFERKLYTELYNAF, encoded by the coding sequence ATGAAAAAAATAACAGGCTTTTTATTAGCTTCACTCGCATTCAGTCATCCGGTCTGGGCCGATTTTACTCCCCGCACCGCCATTGAAGCTTTACCCCAGGGTCACGATCTGGCTTTAATCATTACAGATCCGGCAAGCGGGAAAACTGTCTTCAGCCAGCGTGCCGAACAGCTGCAGGCCCCAGCCAGCACCCAAAAATTGCTGACGGCTCTCGCTGCCAAATTATATCTGGGCAACGATTTTCGGTTTACTACCCGGGTTGAACAACAGGGTCAGGATTTGATCTTCAGATTCAGCGGTGATCCGACCCTGTCCCGCAACGATCTGGCTGCGATACTGAAACAGCTGAAAACTAAAGGGATTCGTCGTATCACCGGAAATATTTATCTCAACGGCAGCCAGTTCACTGGCTATGAGCAGGCGCCAGGATGGCCCTGGGACAGCCTGGGAGTCTGCTACAGCGCGCCTTCCAGCAGCATCACGCTGGAACACAACTGCGTTCAGGCAGCCCTTTACAGCGATCAATCACTGGGCCAAATCACCCGGCTGCACATACCATCCCACCAGCCGATTACCGCGACCAGTCTGGCGAAAGTCGTCAGCAAATCCCAGCAACAAGTGGAATTCTGTACTCTGGAACTTCAGACCCGCCCTGGCAACCACTACCAGCTCAGCGGCTGTCTGCCACAGCGGGATAAACCATTGCCGCTGAATTTCGCGGTGGTCGATACAGAAGCCTATGTTCGAAGCGTCCTGCAACTGGAACTGGAACGAGCCGGAATCAGCCTCAAAGGCGACATCATCCGCAACGACACTTCGCACGGCGAAGTCCTTGTCACCCACCACTCAGAAAAACTGCCAGCCCTGCTCCAGGTGATGCTGGAAGATTCAGATAACCTGATCGCCGACAACCTGGCCAAAACCCTGGGACAGCGCTACTACGAACAACCCGGCAGTTTCCGCAATGGTACTGAGGCCATTAAGGCGATTATCGGGGAACATACCGGGATTGATCTGAGTCTGGCGGTTCTGGCTGATGGTTCAGGTTTATCACGGGACAACCGGATTATGGCCAGCGACATGATGAAAGTGATCACTTACATCTATCAGCATGATGACAACCTCGGACTGATGAAAGATCTACCGGTTGCCGGATTAACCGGCACGCTGCGTTATCGCCAGAGTGTCCGGCAGGAACCGATAAAACAGCACCTGGCCGCAAAATCCGGTTCGTTGTATGGCACCTTTAACCTGGTTGGTGTCATGACGAGCAAATCCGGCAAACCCTTCCTGGTGGTCCAGTTTGTTACCAACTATCTGCCGCCTGAAAAACCGGACAATGCCCCGGCCGTTGATTCGGAGATTACCCAATTCGAGCGCAAGCTCTATACCGAACTGTACAATGCCTTTTAG
- a CDS encoding carboxymuconolactone decarboxylase family protein — protein MAKLPLIERADLDAQGKAIYDTLIGPRDGLSGMYRTLMNHPALAQHLGVLGTYVRYQSELSGDIRELGILATARCLGAPFVWEKHIAPAERAGLPGHVIQQILEGDVATAEMKPVYLYVWQVAQDVVYQRSIAEKTQQALIEEIGVKGLLDLVIACGMYRMISAVVFSFDVPLPESGEPPF, from the coding sequence ATGGCGAAGCTACCGCTGATAGAAAGAGCTGATCTGGATGCACAGGGAAAGGCTATCTACGATACTCTGATTGGCCCCCGGGACGGATTATCCGGAATGTACCGAACTTTAATGAATCATCCGGCTCTGGCGCAGCATCTGGGAGTGCTTGGAACCTATGTTCGCTATCAAAGTGAACTGTCCGGTGATATCCGGGAGTTGGGCATACTTGCCACGGCACGTTGTCTGGGAGCACCGTTCGTGTGGGAAAAGCATATTGCGCCCGCAGAGCGTGCCGGATTACCCGGCCATGTGATTCAGCAGATCCTGGAAGGCGATGTGGCGACAGCTGAGATGAAACCTGTTTATCTTTATGTCTGGCAGGTTGCTCAGGATGTGGTGTATCAACGAAGTATTGCAGAGAAAACACAGCAGGCACTGATTGAAGAAATCGGTGTGAAAGGGTTGCTGGATTTAGTGATTGCCTGTGGCATGTACCGTATGATTTCTGCCGTGGTGTTCTCATTTGATGTGCCGTTACCGGAATCCGGTGAACCGCCTTTCTGA
- a CDS encoding thiamine pyrophosphate-binding protein, whose amino-acid sequence MQNEQQKIPVAKYVLNTIRANGVDHVFMVPGGVIDPFLNQFGTGKEDVKAIVAASEAGAAYMADGYARASGQFGVCMGIGGPGTANMIGPLAAACTDESPVLVLAGEVPTEWSGRGGFQDASEAGLNDVRMLSSVTEMAMKVPEAPMVPHLLDRALRTMLGQEFKPVSLSFPKQIQTQDIDTQAHPVAALQEATRTPRALDLAGAEMLCQGLIQASQAGMANITILVGSGAVRSEATQALIQFAERYQIPVATTLKAKGVFPENHPLSLGVFGYSGTRHSTLALLHQHASEASAQPAEGNQLLLVLGSSMNQRDTMRWDQGLQPEAGIYQVDLDISMFGKNFPVDVPVQGDVTAVLKWLLAKEQETRLLPLREMNQQRHQWLTSIVSQPRFYEPEYLTSDASPMNPARVIAELQKVAPEDTVIIGDSGAHRAFAGHYWQSHGPRQYLTATALAPMGWAIPAGVGAKVANPDHPCVVITGDGCMLMNGIEIQTAARHQLPLIVLVINNSALGNVFLRAETANAKELTSLSTHDWAAFSRSLGGEGIVVEHPGELANAFEQAFAAQGPFVIDARCDPNIPTPVNPWRQELDHPDWAEA is encoded by the coding sequence ATGCAAAACGAACAGCAGAAAATCCCCGTCGCAAAGTATGTCCTCAATACGATCCGGGCGAATGGGGTCGACCATGTCTTTATGGTACCTGGTGGAGTGATTGACCCGTTCCTGAATCAGTTTGGGACGGGCAAAGAGGATGTGAAGGCCATCGTGGCAGCGAGTGAAGCCGGTGCTGCTTATATGGCTGATGGTTATGCCAGAGCCAGTGGCCAGTTTGGCGTGTGTATGGGGATTGGCGGTCCGGGGACGGCCAATATGATTGGCCCTCTGGCAGCGGCCTGCACCGATGAGTCGCCTGTGCTGGTGCTGGCCGGTGAAGTGCCGACCGAATGGAGTGGCCGGGGCGGTTTTCAGGATGCCAGTGAAGCCGGATTAAATGATGTCCGGATGCTGAGTTCGGTCACGGAAATGGCGATGAAAGTCCCGGAAGCACCGATGGTACCGCATTTGCTGGACCGAGCGCTCAGAACCATGCTGGGGCAGGAGTTCAAACCCGTGAGTCTGAGTTTTCCGAAACAAATTCAGACCCAGGATATCGACACTCAGGCCCATCCGGTCGCAGCTTTGCAAGAAGCGACCCGTACACCCCGGGCTCTGGACTTGGCCGGGGCCGAAATGCTCTGTCAGGGATTGATTCAGGCGAGTCAGGCAGGCATGGCGAATATCACGATTTTAGTGGGCAGCGGCGCCGTCCGGTCGGAAGCGACTCAGGCGCTCATCCAGTTTGCAGAAAGGTATCAGATCCCGGTTGCCACCACGCTGAAAGCCAAAGGGGTGTTTCCGGAAAATCATCCGTTATCCCTGGGGGTGTTTGGTTATTCAGGAACGCGGCATTCGACACTGGCATTGCTGCATCAGCATGCCTCGGAAGCCTCCGCCCAACCGGCGGAGGGGAACCAATTGCTGCTCGTGCTGGGTTCGAGCATGAATCAGCGGGATACCATGCGCTGGGATCAAGGGTTGCAGCCAGAGGCCGGGATCTATCAGGTTGATCTCGATATCAGCATGTTTGGAAAGAACTTTCCGGTCGATGTGCCGGTTCAGGGGGATGTGACCGCTGTTTTAAAATGGCTGCTGGCGAAAGAACAGGAAACACGGCTGCTGCCACTGCGGGAAATGAATCAGCAACGTCATCAGTGGCTGACATCCATTGTCTCTCAGCCCCGCTTTTATGAACCGGAATATTTAACCAGTGACGCGAGCCCCATGAACCCGGCCCGGGTGATCGCTGAGCTCCAGAAAGTCGCGCCGGAAGATACTGTGATCATTGGTGACTCCGGTGCCCACCGGGCATTTGCCGGACATTACTGGCAGTCACATGGTCCAAGACAGTATCTGACCGCGACGGCGCTTGCCCCCATGGGGTGGGCGATTCCGGCAGGTGTTGGAGCCAAGGTTGCCAATCCGGACCATCCGTGTGTTGTGATCACGGGGGATGGCTGCATGCTGATGAATGGGATAGAAATTCAGACGGCAGCCCGTCATCAGCTGCCATTGATAGTTCTGGTGATCAATAACAGTGCTTTGGGGAACGTTTTTCTCCGGGCTGAAACGGCTAATGCAAAGGAACTGACATCCCTGAGTACGCACGACTGGGCGGCATTTTCCCGCTCATTAGGGGGCGAAGGCATTGTGGTTGAACACCCGGGGGAACTGGCAAATGCCTTTGAGCAGGCTTTTGCAGCCCAAGGGCCTTTCGTGATTGATGCGCGGTGCGACCCGAACATTCCGACGCCCGTCAACCCGTGGCGGCAGGAACTGGACCATCCTGATTGGGCGGAAGCCTGA
- a CDS encoding Dyp-type peroxidase, which produces MSVNLNQTNIDLDDPNFQTVFANLQGNILKGHGRDYARHVFFCLGQDEVANRRWVRQMSEKVTSMLEQGRQHQAFKQFGKQDHLFVNLMLSATGYRKLGIPREQWPDDSAFLAGMKDLDQSYDTSPRGNHKPTANPLNDDLSQWEPAFSQDMDGMLIFALSGQSDDVEKTLNDLVREMKDSLNGIGHIVVVQHGHVMRNDKQQVIEHFGFTDGVSNPKFLFSELTEEFRNGGYRNNDPSAPLNLVMVPDPGGDHASFGTYVVYRKLQQNIKGFWQRADMLANTLSENTGRTISAKYAGALCVGRFQDGTPISEQSGDGWTNLFNNFNFNDDAGGLKCPLHAHVRKTNPRGDTVRQFNSPPTIERSRRIVRRGISFGEAELQPSQEWTEAGLLFLSFQASIVDQFIFMQHTWCNNEDFLHGDVGLDPLVGQLKENESPKPQSWSKGWGSPTAEQVSFSFSGFVRMKGGEYFFMPSLHFLKNLPV; this is translated from the coding sequence ATGTCAGTGAATTTAAATCAGACCAATATTGACTTAGACGATCCGAATTTTCAGACCGTTTTCGCTAATTTACAGGGCAATATTCTGAAAGGGCATGGCCGGGATTATGCGCGCCATGTTTTTTTCTGCCTGGGGCAGGATGAAGTTGCAAACCGGCGCTGGGTACGGCAGATGTCGGAAAAAGTGACGTCAATGCTTGAACAGGGGCGGCAGCATCAGGCATTCAAACAATTTGGCAAGCAGGATCATCTGTTCGTGAACCTGATGCTGAGCGCGACCGGGTATCGCAAGCTTGGCATTCCCCGCGAGCAATGGCCGGATGATTCAGCGTTTCTCGCCGGAATGAAAGACTTAGACCAGTCTTATGACACCTCGCCGCGCGGTAATCACAAGCCGACGGCCAATCCGCTCAATGATGATCTGTCTCAGTGGGAACCGGCATTTTCTCAGGACATGGACGGAATGCTGATTTTTGCGCTCAGCGGACAGTCGGATGATGTTGAAAAGACCCTGAACGATTTAGTGCGGGAAATGAAAGACTCCCTCAATGGCATCGGGCATATCGTTGTGGTGCAGCACGGGCATGTCATGCGAAATGACAAGCAGCAAGTGATTGAGCATTTTGGTTTTACCGATGGCGTGAGTAATCCTAAGTTTCTTTTTTCCGAGCTCACGGAAGAATTCCGCAATGGCGGGTACCGCAACAATGATCCCAGTGCGCCGCTGAACCTGGTGATGGTGCCGGACCCGGGCGGGGATCACGCCAGTTTTGGTACCTACGTTGTGTACCGGAAGTTGCAGCAAAATATCAAAGGGTTCTGGCAGCGGGCGGATATGCTTGCCAATACGTTGTCTGAGAATACCGGCCGGACCATTTCGGCGAAATATGCCGGTGCCCTGTGTGTCGGGCGATTTCAGGATGGGACGCCGATCAGCGAGCAGTCCGGAGACGGCTGGACCAATCTGTTTAATAATTTCAACTTTAATGATGATGCTGGTGGGCTGAAGTGCCCGCTGCATGCTCATGTCAGAAAAACCAACCCCAGAGGCGATACGGTGCGCCAGTTCAATTCGCCACCCACCATTGAGCGGAGCCGCCGCATTGTTCGCAGGGGCATCAGTTTCGGTGAGGCTGAGTTGCAACCGTCGCAGGAGTGGACCGAGGCCGGTCTGCTGTTCCTGAGTTTTCAGGCCAGTATTGTCGATCAGTTTATTTTCATGCAGCACACCTGGTGCAATAACGAAGATTTTCTGCATGGCGACGTGGGATTGGACCCTTTAGTCGGACAACTGAAAGAGAATGAGTCCCCGAAACCGCAATCCTGGTCAAAAGGTTGGGGAAGCCCGACAGCAGAACAGGTTTCCTTCAGTTTTTCCGGGTTTGTCCGGATGAAGGGGGGCGAATACTTCTTTATGCCCAGTCTTCATTTTCTGAAAAACTTACCGGTGTGA
- a CDS encoding carboxymuconolactone decarboxylase family protein, with protein MTRLPYLDDSAGLSAETLAAYEHIAASRGHVSGVFALLLNSPKAAELVADLGAFLRFDSCLNPGVKELVILTALSENACQFEWGFHEKFARKAGVSPQVIEMIRNRRLPDNEPEVSQNERDLVTYVRHLLVRKRVSDALFGGIQARFSAQEITEITLTAGYYAMVASLLNIGNIQAAPGNPTLPEPDTFSAHPE; from the coding sequence ATGACACGACTTCCTTATCTCGATGATTCGGCAGGCTTATCCGCCGAAACGCTGGCAGCCTATGAGCATATTGCGGCCAGTAGAGGGCATGTCTCCGGCGTGTTTGCTTTGCTTTTAAATTCACCGAAGGCGGCAGAACTGGTGGCCGATCTCGGGGCATTTTTGCGCTTTGATTCCTGTCTGAACCCCGGGGTGAAAGAGTTGGTCATTCTGACGGCACTGAGTGAAAACGCCTGTCAGTTTGAATGGGGATTTCATGAAAAATTTGCCCGGAAAGCAGGCGTATCGCCGCAGGTGATTGAGATGATTCGCAACCGGCGCTTACCGGACAATGAACCTGAAGTCAGTCAAAACGAGCGGGATTTGGTGACCTATGTTCGGCATTTGCTGGTGCGTAAACGGGTCAGTGATGCGCTGTTCGGGGGCATTCAGGCCAGATTCAGCGCTCAGGAAATCACTGAAATCACCTTAACTGCCGGTTATTACGCCATGGTTGCCAGTTTGCTGAATATCGGAAACATTCAGGCCGCGCCGGGCAATCCGACCTTACCTGAACCGGATACGTTCAGCGCGCATCCGGAGTGA
- a CDS encoding FAD-dependent oxidoreductase, protein MSEVSFLEDEFHGLLPYEQDEVAQSYMACLKNGLPESQTEPKDILIIGCGIAGMVSAALLRKAGHKVTIVEANTRVGGRIRTFRNSPQKRYFEDDHLSAEAGAMRIPDKHKLVQYLIDYTGVEKQLFLNKSVSRKDALSEKIQHPNRDAQGNVDLSDLAATGNNLVHVNRRHVLQKNYEHEGSDINELLNYDLKAREKYSTASELLEKAIGDLVNQVQADPKTAWPKIIEQYGEYSMRRFLKEAIVELSGEEHLSENALEMIGVIENLESRMSYSFIQSFIELAIIRPDTAFWLIKGGTDKFTQAFYEKENLDDVTYLNQTVNELYLCETTGKVRIRTEVSHDIESRLEQDTAIARLLSERSWDEAIVTIPFSSFRMVQVWPEISQEKRKAVRELHYDAATKVLLEFRERFWETRNDIYGGGSVTDLPNRFMYYPSERMGSSKGGVMLASYSWADDARKWDSMSDYERYCYALNNVAIVHADHEPGADYAIREAAQQKIRDLCVFDPNKYRDDQDNIVGAATVSWMNDPYAFGEAAIFYPGQLNLLHKAIIRSEWPSTETGKARLHFAGEHASLKHAWIEGAIESAVNAALLVNENELPTLKHV, encoded by the coding sequence ATGTCAGAGGTCAGCTTCTTAGAGGATGAATTTCACGGTCTGTTACCTTATGAGCAGGATGAAGTTGCTCAATCTTATATGGCCTGTCTGAAAAATGGATTACCGGAAAGTCAGACCGAGCCGAAAGATATCCTGATTATCGGTTGTGGGATTGCGGGAATGGTCTCCGCTGCGCTGTTACGCAAAGCAGGCCACAAAGTCACGATTGTCGAGGCCAATACCCGGGTTGGCGGCCGGATCCGAACCTTTCGGAACTCACCTCAGAAACGTTATTTTGAAGATGATCATCTGTCTGCTGAGGCCGGAGCCATGCGTATTCCGGACAAGCACAAGCTGGTGCAGTATCTGATTGATTACACGGGCGTTGAGAAACAACTTTTCCTGAATAAAAGTGTTTCGAGAAAAGATGCGTTGTCCGAAAAAATTCAGCATCCGAACCGGGATGCACAGGGCAATGTTGATTTGTCTGATCTTGCAGCAACCGGAAATAACCTCGTTCATGTGAATCGTCGTCATGTTTTGCAGAAAAATTATGAACATGAAGGTTCCGATATCAATGAATTGTTGAATTACGATCTGAAGGCGCGGGAAAAATACTCAACGGCATCTGAATTACTGGAAAAAGCCATTGGCGATCTGGTGAATCAAGTTCAGGCCGACCCGAAAACAGCATGGCCCAAAATTATTGAGCAATACGGCGAGTATTCCATGCGGCGGTTCCTGAAAGAGGCAATTGTCGAACTCAGCGGGGAGGAACACTTGTCGGAAAATGCGCTGGAGATGATTGGCGTCATAGAGAATCTTGAATCCCGAATGTCCTATTCCTTCATCCAGAGTTTTATTGAACTGGCCATTATCCGTCCCGACACGGCTTTCTGGTTGATTAAAGGCGGTACCGATAAATTTACCCAGGCATTTTATGAGAAAGAAAACCTGGACGATGTCACTTACCTCAATCAGACCGTCAATGAACTGTATCTGTGTGAGACAACCGGAAAAGTCAGAATTAGAACCGAAGTGTCGCACGATATTGAATCCCGTCTCGAGCAGGATACCGCCATTGCCAGGCTGCTGTCTGAGCGCAGTTGGGATGAAGCCATCGTCACCATTCCGTTTTCCAGTTTCCGCATGGTTCAGGTCTGGCCGGAAATCAGTCAGGAGAAACGAAAAGCGGTGCGTGAACTCCATTACGATGCCGCCACGAAAGTGCTGCTTGAGTTCAGGGAGCGATTCTGGGAAACCAGAAATGATATTTATGGCGGCGGCTCCGTGACCGATTTGCCCAACCGTTTCATGTATTACCCGAGTGAGCGGATGGGCTCCAGCAAAGGCGGTGTGATGCTGGCGAGTTATTCCTGGGCGGACGATGCGCGGAAGTGGGATTCCATGTCTGATTACGAACGCTACTGTTACGCCCTCAATAATGTCGCGATCGTCCATGCGGATCATGAACCGGGCGCAGATTACGCCATCAGGGAAGCGGCCCAGCAGAAAATCCGGGATCTCTGCGTGTTTGATCCGAATAAATACAGAGATGACCAGGACAATATCGTCGGCGCTGCGACCGTGAGCTGGATGAATGATCCCTACGCTTTTGGTGAAGCGGCAATTTTCTATCCGGGTCAGCTGAATTTGCTTCATAAAGCCATTATCCGGTCGGAATGGCCGAGCACGGAAACCGGTAAAGCGCGGCTTCATTTTGCCGGAGAGCATGCCTCACTCAAGCATGCCTGGATTGAGGGGGCTATTGAATCAGCAGTCAATGCAGCATTGCTGGTCAATGAAAATGAGCTGCCGACACTGAAGCATGTTTAA